One genomic region from Candidatus Nomurabacteria bacterium encodes:
- the lepA gene encoding elongation factor 4, whose product MQEKIRNFCIIAHIDHGKSTLADRLLELTDTVKKRDMKAQLLDRMDLEREKGITIKLQPVRMEYKGHQLNLIDTPGHVDFSYEVSRSLQACEGAILVVDASQGIQAQTLANVYLAIASDLKIIPVLNKIDLPASNPDKVSDEIISLLGCKKEEILHISAKTGQGVDAVLEKVVSDIPPPTGTSKDRARALIFDSYYDDYRGVILYVRLVDGALKKNDEIVMIATGAQGIALEVGALKPDMSSLPQIETGEIGYIVTNLKSTREAKVGDTITIAKNPAVSPLPGYKDVKPFVYAGFFPTSNEFYATLKEAIEKLSLSDSALQFSPENSPVLGFGMRIGFLGLLHMDIIKERLEREYDLELIVTNPSTDYQIILNSGEEVEIRSASELPDVTNIAEIKEPWISGEVVVPQKYVGAVIQLVASKRGLQKNISYVDDLTVINFEAPLANLLTDFYDQLKTVTSGYGTFNYELAEYRAEDLVKVDFYVAGDMVEALSVIVHRSEAQSLGREIVKKLKDVIPRQQFKVALQAGIGGKFIAREDVSSYRKDVTAKLYGGDVTRRKKLLEKQKRGKERMKRFGSVDIPAEAFTVLLKRD is encoded by the coding sequence ATGCAGGAAAAAATTAGGAACTTTTGCATTATTGCGCATATTGATCACGGAAAATCAACTTTAGCCGACAGGCTTTTAGAGTTGACCGATACTGTAAAAAAACGTGATATGAAAGCTCAACTACTGGATAGAATGGATCTTGAGCGAGAAAAAGGAATAACAATCAAACTGCAACCTGTACGCATGGAGTATAAAGGACATCAGTTAAACCTTATTGATACCCCGGGGCATGTAGACTTTAGTTATGAAGTTTCCCGAAGTTTGCAGGCATGTGAGGGTGCTATTTTGGTTGTTGATGCTTCTCAAGGTATCCAAGCACAGACCTTAGCGAATGTGTATTTGGCTATCGCTAGCGATTTAAAGATCATACCGGTACTTAATAAGATTGATTTGCCTGCTTCGAACCCCGATAAGGTCAGTGACGAAATAATTTCCTTGTTGGGATGTAAAAAAGAAGAAATCTTACACATATCTGCAAAAACCGGACAAGGCGTCGATGCTGTATTAGAAAAAGTCGTTTCTGACATACCTCCACCTACCGGAACTAGCAAAGATCGGGCAAGGGCACTAATATTTGATAGCTACTATGATGATTATCGTGGGGTTATTTTGTATGTTCGTTTGGTGGATGGTGCGCTGAAAAAGAATGACGAGATCGTTATGATAGCTACTGGTGCTCAGGGAATTGCCCTTGAAGTAGGAGCCCTAAAACCAGACATGTCATCATTACCACAAATTGAAACTGGCGAAATCGGCTACATAGTGACAAATCTTAAAAGTACAAGAGAGGCAAAAGTTGGTGACACTATCACTATAGCAAAGAACCCGGCCGTATCACCCCTACCCGGATATAAAGATGTTAAGCCATTTGTATATGCCGGGTTTTTCCCGACTAGCAACGAATTTTACGCCACTCTCAAAGAAGCGATCGAGAAGTTGTCTTTGTCTGACTCTGCATTACAGTTTAGTCCTGAAAATTCACCAGTTTTAGGATTTGGAATGCGTATTGGATTTTTGGGTTTATTGCACATGGACATCATCAAAGAACGGCTAGAACGTGAGTATGACCTAGAATTAATCGTTACCAATCCATCGACTGATTATCAAATTATTTTGAATAGTGGGGAAGAAGTTGAGATAAGATCCGCCTCGGAACTACCAGACGTAACTAATATTGCCGAAATAAAAGAGCCGTGGATTTCAGGAGAAGTTGTCGTGCCGCAAAAGTATGTAGGAGCTGTTATACAGCTAGTTGCTAGCAAACGAGGTTTGCAAAAAAATATATCATATGTCGACGATCTGACTGTCATAAATTTTGAAGCGCCGTTAGCTAATTTATTAACAGATTTTTACGATCAGCTTAAAACCGTGACTAGTGGATATGGTACTTTTAACTACGAACTAGCAGAATATCGTGCTGAAGATTTGGTTAAGGTTGACTTTTATGTGGCGGGCGATATGGTTGAGGCATTATCTGTTATCGTGCATCGATCTGAAGCGCAAAGCCTTGGGCGAGAGATAGTTAAAAAATTAAAAGATGTTATTCCGCGACAGCAGTTTAAGGTTGCGCTACAAGCAGGAATTGGTGGTAAGTTTATTGCGCGTGAAGACGTTAGTTCTTATCGTAAAGACGTTACTGCAAAACTATATGGCGGTGATGTGACACGGCGAAAAAAATTACTTGAAAAACAGAAGCGTGGCAAAGAACGGATGAAACGGTTCGGTTCAGTTGACATACCTGCTGAGGCATTCACCGTACTTCTGAAAAGAGACTAG
- a CDS encoding Ig-like domain-containing protein yields MGKKKSNRQKRKMLAKVKVELHKRRRLVLIIGILIFALVGAWVLNNSKAATPTASASCGATVSNYSYQVPFGNAVWNQPVCNLPRYAKSADYANRFIEWGHLNDGSASADVMNGIVGASPGFPGPPTLFDPDGLAGLFTREVYLASKSTTNVKIMIAATGGSVPSNLDGVKWNSDPLVAKPGYESSYPDTPIPWNPAWKTGMGGDNEMIILDDRPGPTMGRIYTIWGYNAGGCLLLSGDRICGMSINVNRDRNGNYVDYRTYEGSVGDRGVGISYYAGVVMPDEVKAKEIRHAIGISMPNTSYGSICTKAQLGTNAEGKTCGTAVAPASKFEWGGVSQESRFAEPYRSIYSIDKTIPEGMRFAIDLSYDDIESWIRSRPDLVQNPTRADTARTFAKAIRDYGMIVVDTNGARPDIQMAGGVNPENAQKWKDLGMGPDLGGNDLLKGLITKDNLYVVDPPTVTCEDGSTSKNFCKWTTASYGSIVSPPADTIKPTISITSPANNSQQNGQFVVAFNASDNVGVVHAEIFVDGVSKKVFNAQPYELSLNTSSLGSGLHNITVEAKDSAGNIASSSVSITVPSTTPASKPCDFDNNGLVYLPDLSKLLANWKKTVVVGKDGDCNGANGVPDGKVLIDDLGKLLALWKK; encoded by the coding sequence ATGGGTAAAAAGAAGAGCAATAGACAGAAACGAAAGATGTTGGCGAAAGTAAAAGTAGAATTACACAAAAGACGGAGACTTGTCTTAATTATCGGGATATTAATTTTTGCACTTGTGGGGGCATGGGTATTGAATAATAGTAAGGCAGCAACGCCTACTGCGTCTGCCTCTTGTGGGGCAACGGTTTCAAATTATAGTTACCAGGTTCCTTTTGGCAATGCTGTTTGGAATCAGCCTGTTTGTAACTTGCCTCGATATGCAAAATCAGCGGATTATGCCAATAGATTTATTGAATGGGGACACTTGAATGATGGTAGTGCGTCTGCAGATGTCATGAATGGTATTGTTGGTGCATCGCCCGGATTCCCTGGACCACCAACATTATTTGATCCAGATGGACTAGCTGGATTATTTACTAGGGAAGTTTATTTGGCCAGTAAATCCACCACAAACGTAAAAATCATGATAGCGGCAACGGGTGGGTCTGTTCCATCAAATCTTGATGGCGTAAAATGGAATAGTGATCCATTAGTGGCAAAACCAGGATACGAAAGTAGTTATCCTGATACACCGATTCCCTGGAACCCAGCATGGAAAACTGGAATGGGTGGAGATAATGAAATGATTATCTTAGACGACAGACCGGGACCCACCATGGGACGAATATATACTATTTGGGGATATAATGCAGGGGGTTGTTTACTTCTTTCGGGTGACCGTATATGTGGTATGTCAATTAATGTTAACCGTGATCGTAATGGCAATTACGTTGATTATAGAACATATGAAGGGTCGGTGGGCGATCGAGGGGTAGGTATATCATACTATGCTGGTGTTGTAATGCCAGATGAAGTTAAGGCTAAAGAAATCCGTCATGCTATAGGTATCTCTATGCCGAATACTTCTTATGGGTCAATTTGTACTAAAGCTCAGCTTGGCACTAATGCGGAGGGTAAGACGTGTGGCACTGCCGTCGCACCGGCTAGTAAATTTGAATGGGGTGGTGTTTCACAGGAGTCTCGTTTTGCTGAACCATATCGTTCAATCTACTCAATAGACAAAACAATTCCGGAAGGTATGCGATTTGCGATTGATTTATCATACGATGATATTGAGTCATGGATACGCTCTAGGCCCGACTTAGTACAGAACCCAACCAGAGCCGACACCGCGAGAACATTCGCTAAAGCTATACGTGATTATGGGATGATTGTTGTAGATACTAACGGGGCAAGGCCGGATATACAGATGGCTGGTGGCGTGAATCCAGAGAACGCACAGAAGTGGAAAGACTTAGGGATGGGGCCTGATCTAGGGGGTAACGACTTATTAAAGGGACTAATAACAAAAGACAATCTTTATGTTGTCGATCCTCCAACTGTTACCTGTGAGGATGGGTCTACATCAAAAAACTTCTGTAAGTGGACAACTGCAAGTTATGGATCTATAGTTAGTCCTCCGGCAGATACTATCAAACCAACAATTTCCATAACGTCTCCAGCAAATAATTCTCAACAAAATGGTCAGTTTGTGGTTGCTTTTAACGCATCTGACAATGTCGGGGTTGTACATGCTGAGATATTCGTTGATGGAGTGTCAAAAAAAGTATTCAACGCGCAACCTTACGAGTTGTCGCTAAACACATCATCTCTTGGAAGTGGCTTACATAACATAACAGTAGAGGCCAAAGATTCGGCCGGTAATATAGCAAGCTCTAGTGTTAGTATAACTGTTCCAAGCACTACACCTGCATCAAAACCGTGTGATTTTGATAATAACGGTCTAGTTTACCTGCCAGATCTGTCTAAACTATTAGCAAACTGGAAGAAGACAGTTGTAGTTGGTAAAGATGGCGATTGTAATGGTGCGAACGGAGTGCCTGATGGTAAAGTTCTAATTGACGATCTTGGAAAATTACTGGCATTATGGAAGAAGTAA
- the bcp gene encoding thioredoxin-dependent thiol peroxidase → MNKVATDFNLKDQNDETVSLKSYLGKWVVLYFYPKDDTPGCTTEACNFRDARDDIVKLNDTVIIGISKDSVASHAKFAKKYGLNFKLLSDPDHKIIETYNSWGKKKFMGREFTGTLRNTFLISPEGLIVKEYLGVNPKQHSSEIIRDLKTLQQTN, encoded by the coding sequence ATGAATAAAGTTGCTACAGATTTTAACCTTAAAGATCAAAACGATGAAACAGTCAGTTTGAAAAGCTATTTGGGTAAATGGGTGGTGCTTTACTTCTATCCAAAAGATGACACCCCAGGCTGTACCACAGAGGCCTGTAATTTTAGAGATGCTAGAGATGACATAGTAAAACTAAACGACACGGTTATAATTGGTATCAGTAAGGACTCTGTTGCAAGTCATGCAAAATTCGCTAAGAAGTATGGGCTAAATTTCAAGCTACTGAGTGACCCAGATCACAAAATTATAGAAACATACAATTCCTGGGGGAAAAAGAAATTCATGGGAAGAGAATTTACTGGAACCCTAAGAAACACCTTCTTGATAAGTCCAGAGGGACTTATTGTGAAAGAATATCTGGGCGTCAACCCCAAACAACATAGCTCAGAGATCATTCGGGATCTAAAGACCCTGCAACAAACTAACTAG
- a CDS encoding nucleoside monophosphate kinase has product MQETELEIIRTWLSTGSINIFGRPFSGKDTQARILSNVFNAPIIGGGDIIRASTHEQIKSHIATGKLAPQKEYLAMVLPYLKRVEYSDRPLIFSSLGRWHGEEEPICKSATEASHPLKAVIHLNISEEEVIARWRNAIKLGDRGNRDDDNQDSINVRLSEFKSKTLPVINYYKKRNLLIEVDGSQEKSKVTSDILNKLQEFSTK; this is encoded by the coding sequence ATGCAAGAAACTGAACTAGAAATCATTCGTACATGGTTATCAACTGGGTCAATTAATATATTCGGACGACCCTTCTCCGGCAAAGACACCCAAGCACGCATATTGTCAAACGTATTTAACGCCCCTATTATCGGAGGTGGAGATATTATTCGCGCATCTACTCACGAACAAATAAAATCACACATTGCAACTGGTAAACTAGCGCCACAAAAAGAATATCTTGCCATGGTTTTACCATACTTAAAACGTGTAGAATATAGTGATAGACCCTTGATTTTCAGCTCACTCGGTAGATGGCACGGAGAAGAAGAGCCAATCTGTAAATCTGCGACAGAAGCATCACACCCACTGAAAGCTGTGATTCATTTAAATATCAGTGAGGAAGAAGTAATAGCAAGATGGAGAAATGCCATAAAATTAGGCGATAGGGGGAATCGTGATGATGATAATCAAGACTCTATAAATGTTCGATTGTCAGAATTTAAATCCAAAACCTTGCCAGTAATTAACTATTACAAGAAACGTAATCTTCTAATAGAAGTTGATGGATCTCAAGAAAAATCAAAGGTAACAAGTGATATTTTAAACAAACTACAAGAGTTTTCGACAAAATAG
- a CDS encoding transcriptional regulator has protein sequence MTDRQQRILQAIVEQYAEVASPVGSSLLAKVFDVSSATIRAEMAELEKHGYITHPHTSAGRIPTDKGYRFYVNSIDNSEVSKSVPRAEKALTTRAHGGVPEKAIRNTVDTLVELTHNLGLATIGDQLYMSGLSNLFGQPEFINSSQVREVARLLDNLEPWLYEAAPNEPLSVYIGKENPVGRSAGCTLIVSRFTSPFSDRSYIGVLGPTRQSYRDVMTLVRRAGKTLEEAMYG, from the coding sequence ATGACAGATAGACAGCAACGAATTTTGCAGGCCATTGTTGAGCAGTATGCCGAAGTAGCGAGCCCAGTAGGCTCGAGTTTATTGGCGAAGGTGTTTGATGTTTCGTCTGCGACAATTCGTGCAGAAATGGCAGAGCTGGAAAAACATGGTTACATTACACACCCACACACAAGTGCTGGTAGGATACCCACTGATAAGGGGTATCGATTTTATGTGAATAGTATAGATAATTCAGAGGTATCCAAATCTGTTCCTCGTGCCGAGAAAGCTTTGACAACGCGAGCACATGGAGGTGTACCAGAAAAAGCCATTCGTAATACCGTAGACACCTTAGTAGAATTAACGCACAATTTAGGGTTAGCTACAATAGGAGACCAATTATACATGAGTGGGCTTTCAAATTTGTTTGGGCAACCAGAATTTATCAATAGCAGTCAAGTCCGTGAGGTAGCTAGGTTGTTGGATAATCTAGAGCCATGGCTATATGAAGCGGCTCCCAATGAGCCACTTAGTGTTTATATTGGTAAAGAAAACCCAGTTGGACGAAGCGCGGGATGCACACTAATAGTTAGTCGTTTCACTAGTCCATTTTCAGACCGTAGTTATATTGGAGTGCTTGGCCCAACAAGGCAAAGCTATCGAGATGTTATGACATTAGTTCGACGTGCAGGCAAAACACTAGAGGAGGCAATGTATGGCTAA
- a CDS encoding nucleotide exchange factor GrpE yields the protein MAKKSSPTTNDELQILQQQVADLTDALQRERADIINVRRRHDEQLSSVKKVVKIQVVEELLPVIDNFERALRHVPKDIENNDFVKGVSGIVKQFEKTLTDLGVAKIPTIGQRFDPNLHEAVGAEDGVGEKEIIIGELQSGYMLEDAVLRHAMVKVQKQ from the coding sequence ATGGCTAAGAAATCATCACCAACAACCAACGATGAATTACAAATTTTGCAACAACAAGTAGCAGATTTGACTGACGCACTACAAAGAGAACGTGCAGATATTATCAACGTGCGCCGTCGTCACGATGAGCAATTGTCAAGTGTTAAAAAGGTGGTGAAAATTCAGGTTGTAGAAGAGCTATTGCCGGTTATCGATAATTTTGAAAGAGCTCTTAGGCATGTCCCTAAAGATATTGAAAATAATGATTTTGTGAAAGGTGTTAGCGGGATTGTTAAGCAATTTGAAAAGACACTTACAGATTTAGGCGTGGCAAAAATACCAACAATTGGTCAACGGTTTGATCCAAACCTGCATGAAGCAGTTGGCGCAGAAGACGGAGTAGGCGAGAAAGAGATTATTATAGGAGAGTTACAGTCTGGATATATGCTCGAAGATGCTGTTTTACGCCACGCAATGGTTAAGGTCCAAAAACAATAA
- the dnaK gene encoding molecular chaperone DnaK — protein sequence MGKIIGIDLGTTNSAMAVMQAGKPEIITNSEGNRTTPSVVAINKNNERLVGQVANRQRVINPKNTIFGVKRLIGRNFNDKEVQKDIELMPYDIVKSGSGVKVKMADKEYSPEEVSAMILSKLKADAEAFLGEPVSEAVITVPAYFDDSQRQATKDAGKIAGLEVKRIINEPTAAALAYGIDKKGKEEKVVVFDLGGGTFDVSILHLGDGVFEVLSTNGDTHLGGEDFDLRIVNHFVDEFKKESGIDIKNDKAAMQRLKEEAEKAKKELSTTEVTDINLPFLTADAEGPKHFEYKLTRAKLIDLVQELIDQTAVPCEKALKDAKLTAKDIDEIILVGGMTRMPAVVEKVKSIFGKDPMQGVNPDEVVAVGAAIQGGVLQGDVKDVLLLDVTPLSLGIETLGGVATKLIERNTTIPTSKSEVFSTAADNQPQVEIHVVQGEREMVADNKSLGRFVLDGIPSAPRGVPQIEVTFNIDANGILNVTAKDKGSGKEQSITIQNSGNLDKADVEKAAKEAEAHAEEDKKKREAVEARNHLDSAIYQAEKMKSDNKDKLSEEDAKALEEAVEKAKKVASDEKAEKDALEEAGKELSDKLMPIGAKMYEQAQKEESESKDAKSEDKESSKDEPVEGEVVDNKED from the coding sequence ATGGGTAAGATAATAGGAATAGACTTAGGAACAACAAACTCAGCTATGGCTGTAATGCAGGCCGGAAAGCCAGAAATTATTACAAATTCTGAAGGGAATCGCACTACCCCAAGCGTGGTAGCTATTAACAAAAATAATGAACGCTTAGTGGGTCAGGTTGCCAACCGACAGAGAGTTATTAATCCAAAGAACACTATCTTTGGCGTAAAGCGATTAATTGGCCGTAATTTCAACGATAAAGAAGTTCAAAAAGACATAGAACTAATGCCTTATGATATCGTAAAGAGTGGATCTGGCGTAAAAGTTAAGATGGCCGATAAAGAGTACAGCCCAGAAGAAGTAAGCGCAATGATTCTGAGTAAACTTAAGGCTGACGCAGAAGCGTTCTTGGGTGAGCCAGTTTCAGAAGCTGTAATTACTGTTCCTGCATATTTTGATGATTCTCAACGACAAGCCACAAAAGACGCAGGTAAGATTGCTGGCCTAGAAGTGAAGCGTATTATTAACGAACCAACTGCTGCAGCACTTGCTTATGGAATTGATAAGAAAGGTAAAGAAGAAAAGGTTGTTGTCTTTGACCTTGGTGGTGGAACTTTCGATGTTTCTATTCTGCACTTGGGTGATGGTGTCTTTGAGGTGTTATCAACCAATGGAGATACTCACTTAGGCGGAGAGGATTTTGATCTTAGGATTGTCAATCACTTTGTTGACGAATTCAAGAAAGAAAGCGGTATTGACATAAAAAACGACAAGGCCGCCATGCAACGACTTAAAGAGGAAGCTGAAAAAGCCAAGAAGGAGCTATCTACCACAGAAGTCACAGACATTAATTTGCCATTCTTGACTGCTGATGCCGAGGGTCCAAAACACTTTGAATACAAGCTAACTAGAGCAAAATTAATAGATTTAGTTCAGGAGCTAATCGACCAAACTGCGGTTCCATGTGAAAAAGCCCTAAAAGATGCGAAGCTGACTGCCAAAGATATCGATGAAATTATTTTGGTTGGTGGTATGACGCGAATGCCAGCAGTTGTCGAAAAAGTTAAAAGTATTTTTGGGAAAGACCCAATGCAAGGAGTTAATCCCGATGAAGTGGTGGCAGTGGGCGCTGCGATTCAGGGTGGAGTTTTGCAAGGTGACGTTAAGGATGTGTTGCTTCTTGATGTAACTCCGCTATCACTAGGTATTGAAACACTTGGAGGTGTCGCCACAAAACTAATCGAGCGTAATACAACAATTCCTACAAGTAAAAGTGAGGTTTTTAGCACAGCAGCCGATAATCAGCCACAGGTTGAGATCCATGTTGTTCAAGGTGAGCGTGAAATGGTTGCCGACAACAAAAGTTTAGGACGATTTGTTCTTGATGGTATTCCGTCCGCGCCACGGGGTGTTCCGCAAATCGAAGTCACCTTTAATATTGATGCCAATGGTATTTTAAACGTTACAGCAAAAGATAAGGGATCTGGTAAAGAGCAATCAATTACCATCCAGAACAGTGGTAATCTTGATAAAGCAGATGTCGAAAAGGCAGCAAAAGAGGCGGAGGCTCATGCAGAAGAAGACAAGAAAAAGCGTGAAGCGGTAGAAGCAAGAAATCATCTTGACAGCGCAATATATCAGGCAGAGAAGATGAAATCGGACAATAAAGATAAGCTAAGCGAAGAAGATGCCAAAGCACTTGAAGAGGCAGTTGAAAAAGCCAAAAAAGTCGCAAGTGAT